TGTTGTGGTGCGGTGCCGGGCCTCCGGCGGTGGGTTGCGGGACTGCTCGCTTTACGCTCCGCTGCGCTCCGCCTTTGCTCTTTCTCGGAGCCTGCGGAAGCAAAGCCCCGCAACCCACCGCCTCCGGCCCGTCCCCTCGCGTGGGTGTGGCGGCTGTCCGTGTGGGGTGCGGTTTTCGCTCGTGGCGCGGGGCCGTTCGGTGGGGTTTGTGCCACGGGTCGCTGCCGGTTCAACGCGGCTTGCGCCAAGGCCACTTCGGTCCGTCGTCCGGCGCCTTGCCCTCCGGGGCGTACTCGTACTTCCAGCCGCTGGGCAGGCCCAGGCGGCCCACCCGTGCCGGGACGCGGCGGTAGACGTGCACCGTCGGCGGCCGGTCGTCGTCGTGCGGTACGGGGACCTCGTACGTCTTCGGCGGCCGGCCGGTCGCGCCGACCAGGACGGGCAGTACCCGGCCGTCCAGCGGGCCGCCGACGAAGAGGGTGTTCTCGCTTCTCACGCCCTCAGTGTCACACCGCCACGGCCGGGCGGCTGATCACAGCAGATGCGCGGCGTCGCTCACGACGGGCAGGATGCGGCGGGCCAGGTCGCCGGCCGGGCCGTCGGTGGTCTCCAGCTTCAGCGCCGCCCGGGTCACCCGGGCGGTCTGCGGGTCCGTGGCCGCGGTGGCGGTCAGCAGCGCGACGAAGTGGTCGACCAGCCAGTCCCGCAGCTCGTCGAGGGCCGGCTGCTTGTCCTCGTCCAGCCAGATCAGCGAGGCGGCCTCGACGGCGGTGATCCACATACGGACGGTCATCCGCAGCCGCAGGCCCGGCTCCGGCTCGCCCAGATGCCGCAGGATCTGGTCGGCGGCGGCGCGCCGCACCTCGTCCACGATCGCGGACGTACGGGTGGTCTCGACGACGCTGCCGCCCTGCAGCAGCGCGCTGAACCCCGCGTCGTGCTCGTCGACGAAGGCCAGATAGCGGTCCAGTGCGCGCGAGAGCCGACGGGTCAGCGGTCCGGTCTCCGGCTCGGCGAAGCAGCGCTCCAGGACGTCGGCCGCGCTGCGCAGCGCGGCCTCGTACAACTGCTGCTTGCCGCCGGGGAAGTAGCGGTAGACCAGCGGGCGCGAGACCTCGGCGGCGGTGGCGACATCGTCCAGCGAGACGTCCTCGGGCGCGCGGTGCGCGAACAGGCCCAGCGCGGCGGTGAGCAGTTGGCTGCGGCGCTGCTCCACGCTCAGCCTGCGGTAGGCGGGTCGGGGTACTGCTGGGGCGGTGCCGCTGCCGTTCATGAACAGCAGCGTAGCCGCCCCGGGTTCGGGCTCGCACAGGTGCTCGGGGTGTACGGGGTCCATGCGGGGGGCCTCAGGCCAGCAGTCCCGAGCTCCGCCACAGCCTGCGGCCCACACCGCGCAGTACGCCGATCTCGTCGAGGAAATCGGTCAGCCGACGGGCACCGGACTGCATCACCTCGCGGCGGTGCCCACTGGCCTTGACCTGGGCGACGGCCTCGCGCCGGTCCAGGCCCACGCGGCTGTAGACGGCCGGGTTGACGAAGGCGACGGAGAAGACCCGGGCCGCCTCGCCGGAGCTGATGCGGGTCAACTCCCGCTCCCAGCGCGGCGCGGTGATCATCTGGCGGCGCAGCTCCTCGCGGGCGTAGCGCACATGCCGGGCCTCCTCGACGACATGGATGCGGGTCACTCCGCGCACGATCGTCTGCACCCGCTCGTCCGGGAACGTCAGCCGCTGCATCCAGTCCAGGATCTCCTCCCCGAGCAGGGTGCAGGCGAACGAGCCCGGGGTGGTGGAGACGGTCTTGAGGACGCGGGCGAGCTGGTGGTTGAGCCGGGAGACCGGGTACGCCGGCGCGCCGCCCTTCTGGATCAGGCGCGCGAACATCTTGGAGTGCCGGCACTCGTCGGCGATCTCGGTGAGGGCGTAGCGGACGTGCGCGCTGGTCACCGGCTTGTCGTAGATGTGCCGGACGAGGAGCTGCATCAGGATGATCTCGAACCAGATGCCCAGCGAAGCGAGCGAGGCGGCCTCGTGCCGGGAGAGGTCCTGCTGCTGTTCGAGCGACATCCGCTTCCACAGCGGGGTGTCGTAGAGCGAGACCAGCTCCGGCGGCCAGAACCACTTGCCCTCTTCGAGGGGGGCGTCCCAGTCGAGTGCGGTGTCGGGGTCGAAGGAGTGCTTGGCGGAGGAGTCGAGCAGCCGCTCGGCGACCTGCTCCCGGTCCTTGAGCAGGCCGAGGGCGTCCCGCAGGAGCCCGGTATCCTTCGCGGTCATCTCGGTGGGTGCGCTCGTCATGGCTGTGGCTACCTCGCTGGTGGATCAGGGCCGGCCCGCTGTCATCTCTTATGAGACTGCGTGTCAGTAAGGGCGTCAATCCCCTGCGCACGACTTATTGACCCGTCGGTAAGAAGCGTGTGAGCCTGCCAACGACCGCCCATGACAAGGCGTTTGGCGAGCCGAGGAGGCGTCCGTGTCGACCCGAGATCTCTACGTACAGGACCCTGGCGACCCCGTGTGGAAAGTGCCCGCCTCCGGTGCGGCACGCTTCAGCTGGGACTACGACGACGGGCGCGACCGGCTGCTGGCCCTCTATCAGAAGGGCAAGGACAAGCAGTGGGACGCCACCTTGCGGATCGACTGGGACCAGGAGGTCGACCCCTACGACCCGCTCGGCACCCCGGACGAGTCCATGTCCCTGTACGGCACCAGGTACTGGGACAAACTGACCGAGAAGGACCGCGGCGAACTGCGTCAGCACTACACCTCCTGGCAGTTCAGCCAGTTCCTGCACGGCGAACAGGGCGCCATGGTCTGTGCGGCACGGATCGTGGAATCCGTCCCGGATCTCGACGCGAAGTTCTACTCCGCCACCCAGACCATGGACGAGGCGCGGCACGCCGAGATCTACAGCCGCTTCCTCCAGGAGAAGATCGGGATGCTCTACCCGGTCAACGACAATCTCCAGGCGCTGCTCTCCGACACCCTCAAGGACTCCCGCTGGGACATGCCGTACCTCGGTATGCAGGTGCTGATCGAGGGCCTGGCGCTGGCCGCCTTCGGCATGATCCGCGACACCACCACCAAGCCCCTGCCCCGGCAGATCCTCGCCTACGTCATGCAGGACGAGGCGCGTCATGTCGCCTTCGGCCGCATGGCGCTGCGCGACTACTACAAGCAGCTCACCGAGGCCGAACTGCGCGAACGCGAGGAGTTCGTCATCGAGGGCTGCTACCTGATGCGCGACCGCCTGCGCGGCCTGGAAGTCCTCGAAAACTTCGGCATTCCGCACGACGAAGCCGCCGAATTCACCGAGAACTCCGAATTCCTGCACCTCTTCCGCAAGCTGCTCTTCAGCCGGATCGTGCCCTGTGTGAAGGACATCGGCCTGTGGGGCGAACGTCTTCAGCGCGCCTATGTGGACATGGGTGTCTTCGAGATGGGCGACTCCAATCTCGATCTGCTCATGGCCGAGGACGAAGAGATCGCCGAAAAGCTCGACGCGGAGCGGTTTGCAGCGGAGGAGGAGGCCCGTACGGCGGAGGTCGCGGCGGCCATCGCGGAGGGCGCGGGCGAGGGCGCGGGCGAGGGCTGAGCGGCCGGCGGTTGTCAGACCCCTGTGCTGTCGTTGACGCAGTGACGTTCGACAACGTCTGACGGCGTTCGACGCGAAAGGGCAGCGCATGAACCGCGAGCAGTGGCGGCCGTTCCTGAAACTCTGGAGCGAGGAGTGGATCGTCGGGCGCGACCCCGAGCGGGACGGGCCCCTGGATGACGAGGTCGTACGGGACGGGTGGCTCGGGTTCGCCCCGGCGAGCGCCGATGAGGTGGCGGCGGCCGAGGCCCGTCTGGACCGGACACTGCCCCCGTCGCTCCGCGAGTTCCTGCTGACCACCAACGGGTGGCGGGACGCCGGGACCTTCATCTACCGGCTCGCGGGCACCTCCGAGCTCGCCTGGCTCGCCGACAGCGATGAGGGCTCCGGCTGGATCGACGCCTACAGCGACACCGAGTTCGCCGACGAGGACGAGGACGAAGAGCCCGAGGGCCAGATCCTTGCCCGTGCCCTGCGCCTCTCTCTCGACGGCGACGCCGCGGTCATGCTTCTCGACCCCGCGGACGTCGATGAGCGCGGCGAATGGGCCGGCTACTGGCTCGCCTCGTGGTCGGGGAGGGGGCCGGAGCGCTTCGACTCCTTCCATGACCTGATGTACGACCAGTACACCTCGTTCCACCGCCTCCGGGGCCGGAGGACGTAACGCGCGCCCGCCGGGACGCCGAGGTGGGAGGAGCGCCGGTGCCGAGCCTGGTGCTGGTGCTGGTGCTGGTGCTGGTGCTGGTGCTGGTGCTGGTGCGAGTGCCGGAGCCGGACCGGAGCCACGGTTACGGGGCCGTGCCGTCCGAGAGCCGGTCGTGCAGGAAGTCCCGTACCCGGCGGCCGAGTTCGTCGGCCTGGCCGTACGGCATGGAGTGGTGACCCACACCCGCCACGGTCCCGATCCGTACGCCCGGCGTCCGTCCGGCCCGTGCGGCGACCCGGCGCAGATCGTGCGCCCGGCTCCGCTCCGCCAGCAGCACCAGGGTCGGCACCGGCGCTCCGCCCGGTCCGGCGACGTCCGGGCGCGGCCCCGTGACCACCTTCGCGGGGCGGAACTCGGCGCCGCCCAGGCCCATCAGCCGCACCAGTTCCGGCGCGGGCGGCGCACCCCGCGTCTCCCACTCCAGGAACCGCCGGGTGCTCCGCTCGCCGGGCCGTACGAACAGCGGCAGCGCATGCAGCAGATACGACGGCCGGAACCCGGCGAAACACTGGGTGGGATCGAGCAGCATCACCCGCTCCACCCTGTTCGGCGTCCCGGGGGAGTGGGAGTGATGCCTCCCGGCGGCGTGCACCGCGTAACTCAGCGCGAGCCAGCCGCCGTACGAGTGCCCGAGCAGCGCCGCCGACTCCAGGCCGAGTCCGCTGAGCACACCGTCGAGCCAGGCGAACAGATCCTCCGGCCGCCGCAGCGCCCGCCCACAGTGCACGCTGAGTCCCGGCGCGCCGATCTGGTCCACGGCATACATCCGGTGCGCACGGCCGAGCTCGGCGGCCTGGGCGTACCAGATGGCCGAGGTGGTGCCGCCGCCGTGCAGCAGGACCAGCGGAGGGGCGTCGGCCGGTCCGCAGACATTGACCCGGGTGCTGCCGAACTCCGAGGGCAGGTCGATCCGTTCCACCGGGACCGGCCAGAGCGCCATGGCCTGCTCGTAGGCGGCGCGAAAAGCGGCGGAGGGGGAGTGCGCGGGAGAGAGCGGGGCGGGGGCTGCTGTCATGGTGCACCTCCGGACGAGGGGAGCGGCGATCGAAACGAGGTGCTCACCAATACCTCGTTCGGCAAGTATCTCGCTGATCGAGGTAATAATGCAGGAGTCCGTCACAAGACGTCCTGCAGGAGTCCGTCACAAGACGTCCTGCAGGAGTCCGTCACAAGACGTCCTGCAGGAGTCCGGCACGGGACGTTCTGAGTGCGGCAAAGACACCAGGAGCCCGGAAAGCGAGGCGATGATGCATGACGAGACAGCAAGGCCCCGATGAGCCGGTGGGATCCGATGAAGCGGCGGGATCCGGCGAAGAGCCGGCTGACCGAAGGAAACCGGCCGAACCGGCAGGGATGGACCTGGTCCATCTGCTGCGTGAGGTGACGCTGCGACTCGACCTCGCGGGAGCGCGGTTCGCCGGCGACAACGGCCTGCACCCCACCGATCTCCGGGCCCTGATCATCCTGCTGGACGCGGCCCGCAACGGCGCCGAGTCCACCCCCGGCCGGCTCGGCGAGCGGCTGGGCCTGAACTCCGCCGGCACCACGGCGCTGATCGACCGCCTGGAACGGCTCGGCCTGATCCGCCGGGTCCGCGACACCCGCGACCGGCGCCGGGTCCTGCTGGAGGTCGATGAGCGCGCGGTCACCCTGGGCCGGTCGTTCTTCGGCCCGCTGATCGACCGCACGATCGCCCTGCTGGCCACCTTCGAAGCCGGGGAACAGGCGGCGATCCGGCGGTTCCTGAGCGGGGTGCGGGACGCGGTCGGGGAGGGATAGGCGGCGCCCGCCGCAAGTGCTCAGTGCGCGTCCGCGGGGATCGTCGCGGGAGGACTACCGCTTACCGGACCGGGCCAGCCACCGCCCCTCGTGCCGGGACACCTCGATCGGACGGCCGAAGCACGCGGTCATCCGCTCTCCCGTCAGCACCTCGTCCACCGGGCCGCGCGCCTGCACCCGTCCCTCGCGCAGCAGCAGGGCGTGGCCGATGGACGGCGACAGCTCCTCCAGATGGTGGGTGACCGTCACGGTCGCCAACTCCGGCCGTGCCAGGGCCAGCCGGTGCAGCGCATCGATCAGATCCTCGCGGGAGGGCAGATCGAGCGCGTTGAACGGCTCGTCGAGCAGCAGCAGCCGGGGGTCGGCCATCAGGGCGCGGGCGATCAGGATCCTGGCCCGCTGGCCGCCCGAGCAGACCCCGAACGGCCGCTCCGCCAGCTCCTTGCAGTCCAGCTCGGCAAGCAGCTCATGGGCGCGCTCGCGGGTCGCCTCGTCGTACTTGCGCCACAACGGCTGCACGGTGCCGGTCGCCCCGGTCAGGACGACGGTGTGGCCCGTCGCGTCCTGCGGAACCTTCTGCGCGCCGGAGGCCAGCCCGATGACGGCGCGCAGCTCGCGGACGTCCACGGACCCGAGCCGGTGCCCCAGCACCTCGACGCTGCCGACGGTCGGGAACATCAGCGCCCCGACGATACGCAGGATGGTGGTCTTGCCCGCGCCGTTGGCACCGAGCAGCGCCCAGTGCTCACCGGCCCGTACGCTCCAGTCGACGGCGTCGAGGATGACCTGGCCGGTGGTGTACCGCTTGACGCCGACGCCCTCCAGGGCGGCGATCACACGGGCTTCTGCGGCGGGGGCCGGCTGCGACGAAGGCGGCGTAGAGCTCATCGCCGCAGACTAGCTGTGTACGACACCTTTCTGCGGAGGTGTCCGATGTGTGGACCCCCGTCGCGGCAACGGAAACCGGTAACGGAAACGGGCAACGGAAGTCGGCAAAGGACATACCCCGGAGCCCGGCACCCGTTACCGCTGGGCCAGCCCCAACAGCTCCCGCACCCGCGCGTACTTCGCCGTCAGCCGCTCCCGGGTCGCCGCTTCCAGCGCGGCCAGCCGCTCCGGATCGGCGTTGTGCGCGAGGTCGGACTCCTTGACCAGCAGCGCCCCGGGCGTGGCCAGGATGCGCGCGGTGTACTCCTCGACCGGCTCGTCCGCCCGCTTGGTGACGGCCTCGATCATCGCCTTGGTCGTCTCGCCCAGCGCCGCACCGGCCAGCCACTCCCGGCTCAGCGCCCCGTCCTCGACCGCGTCGTGCAGCCAGGCGGCGGCGATCTGCTCATCGCTGCCGCCCCGCTCGCGTACCCCCGCCGCGACCGCGGCCAGATGTTCGGCATACGGGCGGCCCGCCTTGTCGGTCTGACCCGAGTGCGCGCGCCGGGCCAGCGCCTCCACTTCGGCCAGGGACAACAGCGGGGGCGGAGCAGGTTCCATGGAAGGGATCGCATCAGCCATACGGCCATTGTGACGCCGGGACGGCCACCGGGTCACACCGCGAAAGGCTCAGCCCAGAGCGGCCGCCATCACCGCCCGTGCGATCGGCGCCGCGCTCCCCCCGCCGCTGATGTCCGCACGGTCGGCGGCCGCGTCCTCGACCACCACGGCCACGGCCACGGCCGGCTCGTAGCCGTCCTTCTGCCGCGCCCAGGAGATGAACCAGGCATACGGCGTGCCCTCGTTGCGCACACCGTGCTGCGCGGTGCCGGTCTTGCCGCCGACCGTGACGCCCTTGATGGCGGCGAGCCGCCCGCTGCCGTGCTCGACGGCGTCGACCATCATGTCCTGGAGCTGCTGTGCCGTGACCGGATTGGTCACCTGGCGGGTGGGGCGGTGCGGGTCGCCCGCGACCACCACACCCCGGGCATCGGTCACCTTGTCGACGAGCGACGGCGCCGTCAGCTGGCCCCCGTTAGCGACCGCCGCCGCGACCATCGCCATCTGGAGCGGTGTGGCGGCGGTGTCGTACTGCCCGATGGCGGAGAGCGCGACCTGCGAGGCGTCCATCCGCGTATCGAAGTTGCTCGGCGCGACGGGCGAGGGGATGGCCAGCCGCCGGTCGTTGAAGCCGAACCTCCGGGCCGTATCGGCCATGCGGCGCAGCCCGATCTGCGCGCCAAGCCGCGCGAAGACGGTGTTGCACGAGGCCCGGAAGGCGTCCTTGAGCGAGGCGTCCTCGCAGCCCTTCGCGGCATTGCCGAGCCGGGTGTCGGTGCCGGGCAGCGGGTAGGGGTCGGGCGAATCGGTGGGCGCGTCGATATCGGTGACCCTGCCGCTCTCCAGGGCCGCCGCGGCGGTGACGACCTTGAACGTGGAACCGGGCGGATAGGTCTGGCGCAGCGCCCGGTTGAGCATCGGCTGCTGCTCGGCACCGTTCAGCCGGTGCCAGGCCTCGGTGACCTCGGCGCCGTTGCCGGACAGCTCGCCCGGGTCGTACGACGGCGTACTGACCAGCGCCAGGACCCGTCCCGTACGCGGCTCGATCGCGGCCACCGCGCCCTTCTTGTCCCCCAGCCCGTCGAACGCGGCGCGCTGCATCCGCGGGTTGATGGTGGTGTGGACGCTGCCGCCCGGCCGGTGGGCGTGGGTCAGCCGGTCCCACCAGGGGAAGGCGGCGAGCCGGTCGTCGGCCCCGGAGAGGACGCCGTCCTCGGCGCTCTCCAGCAGGGAGGTCCCGTAGGTCTGCGAGGAGTAGCCGGTGACCGGTGCGTACAGCGGCCCGTCGGTATAGGTGCGCTCGTAGCGCAGCCGCCCCCCGCTGTCCCGGGAACCGGTGACCGCGCGGCCGGCGACGAGCACGGCACCGCGCGGCTGTGCGTAACGGACGATCGGCCCCCGGCGGTTGGCCGGACTGGCGCTGAAGCGTTCCGCGTCGACGACCTGCACCCGGGCGGCGTTGACCAGCAGCGCCACGAGGAGGAGGAAGGAGAAGGCCGCGGTGCGGCGAATACAGCGGATCAACGGCCGGATCCCCTCTGCTCCCCGGAATCCTTCTGCTCCGTGGCCGCCCTCTGCTCCTTGGACCCGCTCACCGCCTCCGGCACCTGCGGCTTGGCCGGCTTCAGAAAACCGACCACCCAACTCCCGGCCCCGAGCCCCGTGCCACTCCCGGGAAGGCTCGCCGCACTGCTCCTGCCGCCATGCGTGCCCGCGCTCGTGCCCTCACACATGCCCGCGCTCGTGCCGTCGCGCACACCCGCGCTCCTGCCGTCGTTGGCGCCCGCGGTCCTGTCGGCACGCAGCCCACCGCTCCGGGCCCTCCTCCCACGCCTCCCCTCACGGCCGGTCCCCTTTCCCTCTCCCCCCGCACCCGCCGGCATCCGCGCCCGATTACTGATCCGCAGCAGCAGCGCGATGATGATCCAGTTCGTGACGACGGAGGACCCGCCCTGCGCGAGGAACGGCATCGCCATCCCCGTCAGCGGAATCAGCCCCATCACCCCGCCCGCGATCACAAAGACCTGGATGGCGGGCAGCGCCGCGAGGCCCACCGCCAGCAGGCTGCCGAACGGGTCCCGCACGGCGACCGCGGCACGGTAGCCGCACGCCACCAGCAGCGCGTACAGCAGAAACAGCGCGGTCAGCCCGGCCAGCCCCAGCTCCTCGCCATAGGTCGCCAGGATGAAATCGGACTTCATGGCGAAGCCGATCAGATACGAGTGGCCCTGCCCGAGACCGGTGCCGAACATCCCGCCGGCGGCGAACGCGAACAGCGACTGGGCGAGCTGACCGGGCCCCTTGCCCGCCGCGATACCGGCGAACGGGTGCTGCCAGTCCTCGACCCGGCTGTGCACATGCGGTTCCAGCGTGCCGACGGCAGCCGCCCCGATGCCCGCCAGGAACAGCCCGATCGCGATCCAGCCGGTCCGCCCGGTGGCCACGTACAGCAGGACGACAAAGATCCCGAAGAACAGCAGCGAGGTCCCCAGATCGCGTTCGAGCACCAGCACGGCGACGCTGATCAGCCAGATCGCGACGATCGGCCCGAGCACCCGGCCGGTCGGGAGCCGTAGCCGCCACATCCGGCGCCCGGTGTGCGCCAGCGCGCCGCGGTTGGCAGCGAGGTAGCCCGCGAAGAAGACGGTGATCAACACCTTGGCGAACTCGCCCGGCTGCAGGGAAAATCCGGCGAAACGGATCCAGATCTTCGCCCCGTTGACGGCGGGAAAGAGAATCGGTGCCGCCATGAGCACCAGCGCCAGCGCCGCGCACACATAGGCGTACCGCTGCAGCATGCGGTGGTCCCGCAGCAGCACCACCACCGCCGTGAACAGCGCGACGCCGACGGTCGACCACAGCAGCTGGGTGGGCGCGGCGTGGTTGCGGGGCGTCTCCTGGTCGAGCCGGAAGATCAGCACCAGCCCGACGCCGTTGAGCAGCACGGCGGTGGGAAGCAGCAGCGGATCGGCGTACGGGGCGCGGAAGCGTACGGCGAGGTGCGCGAGCAGCGCGAGCCCGCCGAGCCCCGCGCCATAGCGGATCGCACCGCCCGGCAGGGCATGCCACCTGGCCAGCCCCACCGCCACATATCCGCAGACGCTGATGAGGACGGCGCCTAAGAGGAGGGCCAGTTCGACGCCCCGCCGTTTGGGAAGTGACGGCAAGGGTGGGGGAGTGTCCGCCGGGCACGCGGCGGCCGCCGCCCTTGCCATTGCCGTCATGCCTGGCAACGTAGCAAGCGGCGGCCATTATTTCCGTTATGTCGGATACGACGTTCGGGCGTCCGCGCGAAGGGGCGTCTCCGTGGGTGCGCGCGTCTCCGTGGGCGCTGACGTCTCCGTGTCACTGCGGCTGCGGGCCACCTCACCGCACCGGACCCGGCGGAACTCTTCCGGACTCTTCCGGCTGCCCCTCCGACGTAGATCCAGTATCCCCCGATCCGGCCCTCCCCGTCACCGTTCTCCGGAATGATCTTCGCGCCGCGAAAGGCCCCTAGCGTGGTGGACCGGAACAGGCGCAGACCACAGGCGCCAACCTCAGGCGCCAACCTCAGGCGCAGACCGCGCACGCAGGCCGCGTGCCCAGGCCATGGAGCGAACGTGACGAACGACAACAGCACGGCGGCCCTGTCGGCGGAACTCATCCGCATGGCGCAGGCGGACCAGAGTGCTTCACCCGGCGCGAACAGCGAGAACCCCGCGGAACAACTGGCCTGGCGCCGCCTCACCGCGCGGCACGGCGACCGGCTCCACCAGATCATGGACGAGTACGGCTGGCCGACGGCGGTGCTGGTCGGCGACGAAGCCGCTCGCGGCGCCTGGCTGGTGGCGCAGCACGCCGACCGTCAGCTCGATGTGCAGCGGCGTGCGCTCCGCCTCATGGAGCAGGCGGTGGAGGCGGGCTCGGCAAGCCCGCGCGAGCTGGCCTTCCTGCGCGACCGCACGCTGGTGAACGAGGGTCGCAAGCAGATCTACGGCACACAGATCGCGGGCATGGTCGGGGGCGCACCCGTCCCGTGGCCCTGCGAAGACCCCGAGCGGATGGACGCCCTGCGGGGCGAGGTGGGCATCGAGCCTTTCGACGAGTACGTCGCCCGGCTCGCAATAAGCTGAGGCGCTACCAGGGGCACGGGGGCCCGGCCGGCCTCAACACCAGCGAGGGGCCTCCCCGTCGTTCACGATGTCCCGCCGGGAGGACCAGGCGTACGACGCATCGGAGAGCTTGTACCAGACCGGGTTCCCCTCGATGCGCTCCGCCTTGACCCGGCAGACGATCCCCACCTTGGACCCGTACTCCTTCGAACCGACCACGCGGTAGCGAGTGCTCGGGCCGATGCGCACCACCAGCCCGTCCTCGGCGACGACATGGCCCTCGTACACGGCGAAGTTGTCCCCCTCGCTCCCGTCGGACGCCAGGGCCGGGCCGGCCGCGACAGCTCCGGCCAGTGCACCGGAAAGAGCACACAGGGCGGACAGGCCCAACAGGCCGCACTTGCCGGACTTCGACTGCGGAAACATGCGCTTCCTCCTGCGAAGGGGAGAGCCCCAGGGGGTGGATTCCCTGCGGGGCGAGATGAGCGAAGCTGCCGGGCGTCACCTGACGGACGGGTCGGGGCCTGCGCCCCGCCGGTGCGGTGCCTGTCGCACCCTTCCCCGGCTGTGAGGGCGGCTTCCCGCTACCGCGCCGCTCTCACGCCACGCCGGGACCGCCGCTCACTTTCGTTCCCTTCTCACGCTAAGGAGACTCCGGAGAGTCCGCAACTCATCACCATCCGCGATGAGGTGAGTTCGGCAGGCGTCGCCCACCCGGCTCCGCTCGCTCTCACCGGGCATCGGAATTGCCGCTGGCCGCGGGAGGCTGCGGGCGGAGGAGGCGCGTCCAAGGAGGGATCAAGGGCGCCTCAAGGGCATCCCAAGGACGCCTCAAGGGCACTCCGG
This portion of the Streptomyces sp. 2114.4 genome encodes:
- a CDS encoding FtsW/RodA/SpoVE family cell cycle protein, yielding MARAAAAACPADTPPPLPSLPKRRGVELALLLGAVLISVCGYVAVGLARWHALPGGAIRYGAGLGGLALLAHLAVRFRAPYADPLLLPTAVLLNGVGLVLIFRLDQETPRNHAAPTQLLWSTVGVALFTAVVVLLRDHRMLQRYAYVCAALALVLMAAPILFPAVNGAKIWIRFAGFSLQPGEFAKVLITVFFAGYLAANRGALAHTGRRMWRLRLPTGRVLGPIVAIWLISVAVLVLERDLGTSLLFFGIFVVLLYVATGRTGWIAIGLFLAGIGAAAVGTLEPHVHSRVEDWQHPFAGIAAGKGPGQLAQSLFAFAAGGMFGTGLGQGHSYLIGFAMKSDFILATYGEELGLAGLTALFLLYALLVACGYRAAVAVRDPFGSLLAVGLAALPAIQVFVIAGGVMGLIPLTGMAMPFLAQGGSSVVTNWIIIALLLRISNRARMPAGAGGEGKGTGREGRRGRRARSGGLRADRTAGANDGRSAGVRDGTSAGMCEGTSAGTHGGRSSAASLPGSGTGLGAGSWVVGFLKPAKPQVPEAVSGSKEQRAATEQKDSGEQRGSGR
- a CDS encoding DUF6624 domain-containing protein, which gives rise to MTNDNSTAALSAELIRMAQADQSASPGANSENPAEQLAWRRLTARHGDRLHQIMDEYGWPTAVLVGDEAARGAWLVAQHADRQLDVQRRALRLMEQAVEAGSASPRELAFLRDRTLVNEGRKQIYGTQIAGMVGGAPVPWPCEDPERMDALRGEVGIEPFDEYVARLAIS